The Zalophus californianus isolate mZalCal1 chromosome X, mZalCal1.pri.v2, whole genome shotgun sequence genome window below encodes:
- the LOC113922045 gene encoding prohibitin-2 — MAQNLKDLAGRLPSGPRGMGTALKLLLGAGAVAYGVRESVFTVEGGHRAIFFNRIGGVQQDTILAEGLHFRIPWFQYPIIYDIRARPRKISSPTGSKDLQMVNISLRVLSRPNAMELPSMYQRLGLDYEERVLPSIVNEVLKSVVAKFNASQLITQRAQVSLLIRRELTERAKDFSLILDDVAITELSFSREYTAAVEAKQVAQQEAQRAQFLVEKAKQEQRQKIVQAEGEAEAAKMLGEALSKNPGYIKLRKIRAAQNISKTIATSQNRIYLTADNLVLNLQDESFTRGSDSLIKGKK; from the coding sequence ATGGCCCAGAACTTGAAGGACTTAGCGGGACGGCTGCCCTCCGGGCCCCGGGGCATGGGCACGGCGCTGAAGCTGCTGCTGGGGGCCGGCGCCGTGGCGTACGGCGTTCGCGAATCCGTGTTCACCGTGGAAGGCGGGCACAGAGCCATTTTCTTTAATCGGATCGGTGGCGTGCAGCAGGACACCATACTGGCCGAAGGCCTTCACTTCAGGATCCCCTGGTTCCAGTACCCCATCATCTATGACATTCGGGCCAGACCCCGAAAAATTTCCTCCCCCACAGGCTCCAAAGACCTGCAGATGGTGAACATCTCCCTGCGAGTGCTGTCTCGACCCAATGCCATGGAGCTTCCCAGCATGTATCAGCGCCTAGGGCTAGACTACGAGGAGCGAGTGCTGCCGTCCATTGTCAACGAGGTGCTGAAGAGTGTGGTGGCCAAGTTCAATGCCTCACAGCTGATCACCCAGCGGGCCCAGGTATCCTTGTTGATCCGGCGGGAGCTGACAGAGAGGGCCAAGGACTTCAGCCTCATTCTGGATGATGTGGCCATCACAGAGCTCAGCTTTAGCCGAGAATACACAGCTGCTGTGGAAGCCAAACAAGTGGCTCAGCAGGAGGCCCAGCGAGCCCAGTTTTTGGtggaaaaagcaaagcaggaacAGCGGCAGAAGATTGTGCAGGCCGAGGGTGAGGCTGAGGCCGCCAAAATGCTTGGAGAAGCCCTGAGCAAGAACCCTGGCTATATCAAACTGCGCAAGATCCGGGCAGCCCAGAACATCTCCAAGACGATTGCCACATCACAGAACCGTATCTATCTCACTGCTGACAACCTCGTCCTGAACCTACAGGATGAAAGTTTCACCCGGGGCAGTGACAGCCTCATCAAGGGTAAGAAATGA